In the genome of Methylomagnum ishizawai, the window ATCTCGCCATCGTCCACGCCATGCAAGAGCGCGTCGATTTCTTCCTGGGTCAATAAATCATGGACGGCCATGGCGGGGGCTACTGCATGACGAAAGCGGTGAAATAGACCTCATCGACGGCATCGCGCTTGCGGGCCTGCTTTTTGATGATGGCGTTGATTTCCTCCAACAGCTTGGCACGCAAGGCTTCCTTGCCCTCGGTGGTCTTGAGGGCGGCGGGGTCTTCGGCGCTCATCAGCATCAGGAGGTTGTTGCGGATCATGGGCGAATGCTTCTTCACCGCCTCGACCACACTGGCATCGTCGGTCGCGATGCTGAGGCTGACTTGCAGCACGCGGGCGTCCGGGCTGCCCTGGAAGTTGACCACGAAGGCCGGTTCCAAGTCCTGGTAGAGCGTCGGCGCTTCGTCGTGTTCGCCATGTTTGCCCTTTTTGTGCTTGCCATGATCTTCCTCTTCGCCCTCGTGTTCCGCCGCCTCGGCGGTTTCGGTCTTTTCCGCGCCGTGTTCGTCATGTCCGGCCGCCGTGGCTTCCTGGCCCGCCGGGGCCGCGCCGTCCGCCGCCTTGGGCGGGAAGATGCCGAGGAAATACAAGGCCGCGAACACCGCGATCAAGGTGCCCAACACCGCGCCCAGCACGATGAAGGCGAGCTTCTTGACGGACGAGGTTTTGCGTTCCTCGCCCAGGTCCAGTTTGTCTTTTTCCGCCATGGTGGATTCCTTGGAAGTTCGCCGGGGTGGGAGTCCACCCAGTGCCATAAAACATAGCCCCATTCACCGCAATTGGTAAGCGGCGGCGAGATTCCGGCGGGCCTGGGCGCACCGGGCCGCGCCAAAAACCGGACGCGCACCGCTCCGCCGGGCCGCCCGCCGGGAGCGCAGGTGGATTGTCAACACGCCGGGCCGGGATGCAGAATGGCGAGGGTTCCGCGCCCAAGGCCGCGGTGTCCATCCCTACAAGCATAATCCCCATCACCCAATTATCCCGGAGAGACTATTCCATGGAGAACGCAACCCATCACCGTGTCGTCGTGGTCGGCGGCGGTGCCGCCGGACTCGGCGTCGCCGCCCGTTTGCTACGCGCAGGCATCAAGGATGTCGCCATCGTCGAGCCTTCCGAAAACCATTATTACCAGCCGTTCTGGACCTTCGTCGGCGGCGGGGTCGTGAGCCGCGAGCAATCGGTACGGCCCATGGCGGGCCTGATCCCCAAGGGCGCGACCTGGATCAAGGACGCCGCCGCGAGCTTCGATCCCGCCAATAACAGCCTCGCCACCCAAGGCGGCAAAACCCTCAATTACGACTATCTGGTGGTCTGCCCCGGCTTGCAGATCGATTGGGGCAAGATCAAGGGCTTGCCCGAAGCCCTGGGC includes:
- a CDS encoding flagellar basal body-associated FliL family protein, whose translation is MAEKDKLDLGEERKTSSVKKLAFIVLGAVLGTLIAVFAALYFLGIFPPKAADGAAPAGQEATAAGHDEHGAEKTETAEAAEHEGEEEDHGKHKKGKHGEHDEAPTLYQDLEPAFVVNFQGSPDARVLQVSLSIATDDASVVEAVKKHSPMIRNNLLMLMSAEDPAALKTTEGKEALRAKLLEEINAIIKKQARKRDAVDEVYFTAFVMQ